One Frankia alni ACN14a DNA window includes the following coding sequences:
- a CDS encoding response regulator — protein sequence MAATLGSRSFEVLLAEDDPGDVLLVEEAFASRGQAPRVHPVGDGLEALAYLRDSAQPRPDLIILDLNMPRMDGRETLAAIKKDPDLCTIPVVMLTTSQAPEDVRASYQLHANAYVCKPQTFDEFIHAVQSIDDFYLDLVRLAPR from the coding sequence ATGGCCGCTACGCTCGGGAGTCGCTCGTTCGAGGTCTTGCTCGCCGAAGACGATCCCGGAGACGTCCTGTTGGTCGAGGAAGCGTTCGCGTCCCGCGGGCAAGCACCCCGCGTCCACCCCGTCGGCGATGGACTCGAAGCCCTCGCCTACCTCCGTGACTCCGCCCAACCCAGGCCGGACCTGATCATTCTGGATCTCAACATGCCCCGGATGGACGGGCGGGAGACCCTCGCAGCAATCAAGAAAGACCCGGACCTGTGCACGATCCCGGTCGTGATGCTGACAACATCACAAGCTCCCGAAGACGTCCGCGCCAGCTACCAGCTCCACGCGAACGCATACGTGTGTAAGCCGCAGACCTTCGATGAGTTCATACACGCAGTGCAGTCGATCGATGACTTCTATCTTGACCTGGTACGTCTAGCCCCGCGCTGA
- a CDS encoding DUF222 domain-containing protein: protein MDLNDFGDGPDPPTRLATISRQLDGLLTAQAWQLSDTELDGLLEGVCRLTSRVAAVRGLLFVEAQNRGFAVRHGATDLTGWLRDRLRLTTRDARRQVTLAHDTTTVHTATGTALADGTITVEQAMVISDALRTLPTATTPDQQTAAEQALLRFADQFDPHHLIKLAARLRETLTTTDTSPGGDDPHTDSHTGEHTNPSTRTTGSGSGSGSGSGSGSGSGSGSGSGSGSGSGSGGDDAGNDGRKKPSPDPADIRRLTLTDTPTGTTLISGELDAEGAALLRTALDSLAAPQPAADGTPDRRSPTRRRADALIDLVTRALGAATVPENGGVRPHLTVTIDWNTLLASGASPALTSWGLPLPHSTLARLSCDAEISRIILDPDGVPLDVGRSTRVKPF from the coding sequence ATGGATCTCAACGACTTCGGGGACGGCCCTGACCCGCCGACCCGCCTCGCCACAATCTCCCGCCAGCTCGACGGGCTCCTCACCGCCCAGGCCTGGCAGCTGTCCGACACGGAGCTGGACGGGCTGCTCGAGGGGGTCTGCCGGCTGACCAGCCGCGTCGCCGCCGTCCGAGGGCTGCTGTTCGTCGAGGCCCAGAACCGCGGATTCGCCGTGCGCCACGGCGCCACCGACCTCACCGGCTGGCTCCGCGACCGGCTACGCCTGACCACCCGCGACGCCCGCCGCCAGGTCACCCTCGCCCACGACACCACCACCGTCCACACCGCCACCGGCACCGCGTTGGCCGACGGAACGATCACCGTCGAACAGGCGATGGTCATCAGCGACGCGCTACGCACCCTGCCCACCGCCACCACCCCCGACCAGCAGACCGCCGCCGAACAGGCCCTCCTACGCTTCGCCGACCAGTTCGACCCCCACCACCTGATCAAACTCGCCGCCCGCCTCCGCGAAACACTCACCACCACCGACACCTCCCCCGGCGGCGACGACCCCCACACCGACAGCCACACCGGCGAACACACCAACCCCAGCACCCGCACCACCGGCAGCGGCAGCGGCAGCGGCAGCGGCAGCGGCAGCGGCAGCGGCAGCGGCAGCGGCAGCGGCAGCGGCAGCGGCAGCGGCAGCGGCAGCGGCGGTGATGATGCCGGCAACGACGGCAGGAAAAAGCCGAGCCCGGACCCGGCGGACATCCGCCGGTTGACCCTGACCGACACCCCGACCGGCACCACCCTGATCAGCGGGGAACTCGATGCCGAAGGCGCCGCCCTGCTGCGCACCGCGTTGGACAGCCTCGCCGCCCCCCAACCCGCCGCCGACGGCACTCCCGACCGGCGCAGCCCCACCCGCCGCCGCGCCGACGCCCTCATCGACCTGGTCACCCGCGCGTTGGGTGCCGCGACCGTCCCCGAAAACGGCGGGGTACGCCCACATCTGACCGTCACCATCGACTGGAACACCCTGCTCGCCAGCGGTGCCAGCCCCGCCCTGACCAGCTGGGGACTTCCGCTGCCCCACAGCACCCTCGCCCGGCTCAGCTGCGACGCGGAGATCAGCCGGATCATCCTGGATCCCGACGGTGTCCCCCTCGACGTCGGACGATCCACCCGGGTCAAGCCGTTTTGA
- a CDS encoding MerR family transcriptional regulator — protein MQIGELARATGTTPRALRYYEEQGLLRPSRTGAGYRVYDDGAVTTVGTIRHLLASGFTVDDLRSLLALLDQPLPERFQPRPACADALAVAVRRLDALEERIADLTALRDRLAHRLGPTR, from the coding sequence ATGCAGATCGGTGAGCTGGCGCGCGCGACCGGCACCACCCCGCGCGCCCTGCGGTACTACGAGGAGCAGGGCCTGCTGCGGCCGAGTCGCACCGGCGCGGGCTATCGCGTGTACGACGACGGCGCCGTCACCACCGTCGGCACCATCCGGCACCTGCTCGCCAGCGGGTTCACCGTCGACGACCTCCGGTCCCTGCTTGCGCTGCTCGACCAGCCGCTGCCGGAGCGGTTCCAGCCCAGACCCGCCTGCGCCGATGCGCTCGCGGTGGCCGTCCGACGGCTGGACGCCCTGGAGGAACGCATCGCCGACCTCACCGCGCTACGCGACCGGCTGGCCCACCGGCTCGGCCCCACCCGATGA
- a CDS encoding aldo/keto reductase codes for MQHVSLAGLDVSRLGLGAMGMSAYYAGAGGDDAESIRTIHRALDLGVTFLDTAEIYGPYRNEELVGRAIAGRRDEVVLATKFGLISHRDGDRPGLDSSPASLRTALDGSLRRLGVEHVDLYYQHRVDPDTPIEDTVGTLGELVAAGKIRHIGLSEAGVETIRRAHATHPITALQTEYSLWSREPEAEILPLLRELGIGFVPYSPLGRGFLTGQIRSADQLEAGDFRGGNPRFAAEALAQNLRIVAEVEAVAGEAEATPAQVALAWLLAQGDDLAPIPGTKRVSRLEENAAADALVLTPDQLARLDAIEPPAGDRYADMSTIDR; via the coding sequence ATGCAGCATGTGTCACTGGCTGGACTGGACGTCTCCCGCCTCGGTCTCGGCGCGATGGGGATGTCGGCGTACTACGCCGGCGCCGGTGGGGACGACGCCGAGTCGATCCGGACGATCCACCGGGCGCTGGACCTCGGCGTCACCTTCCTCGACACCGCGGAGATCTACGGTCCGTACCGCAACGAGGAGCTGGTCGGCCGGGCGATCGCCGGGCGGCGCGACGAGGTGGTGCTGGCCACCAAGTTCGGGCTGATCTCGCACCGCGACGGCGACCGGCCCGGTCTGGACAGCTCGCCGGCGAGCCTGCGGACCGCGCTCGACGGGTCCCTGCGCCGCCTCGGGGTGGAGCACGTCGACCTCTACTACCAGCACCGGGTGGACCCGGACACGCCGATCGAGGACACCGTCGGCACCCTCGGTGAGCTGGTCGCCGCGGGCAAGATCCGCCACATCGGCCTGTCCGAGGCGGGCGTCGAGACGATCCGGCGGGCCCACGCGACCCACCCGATCACAGCCCTGCAGACCGAGTACTCGTTGTGGTCGCGGGAGCCGGAGGCCGAGATCCTGCCGCTGCTGCGCGAACTCGGCATCGGTTTCGTCCCCTACTCCCCGCTCGGCCGCGGATTCCTGACCGGCCAGATCCGCTCGGCGGACCAGCTCGAGGCCGGCGACTTCCGCGGCGGCAACCCCCGCTTCGCCGCCGAGGCGCTGGCGCAGAACCTGCGGATCGTCGCCGAGGTGGAGGCCGTCGCCGGCGAGGCCGAGGCGACCCCGGCGCAGGTGGCCTTGGCGTGGCTGCTCGCTCAGGGCGACGATCTCGCGCCGATCCCGGGCACGAAGCGGGTCAGCCGGCTGGAGGAGAACGCGGCCGCGGACGCGCTCGTTCTCACCCCCGACCAGCTCGCCCGGCTCGACGCGATCGAACCGCCCGCCGGCGACCGCTACGCCGACATGTCCACCATCGACCGCTGA
- a CDS encoding SAM-dependent methyltransferase, whose translation MTDADERDLAGGRWWQSLVEERNPVDLKTDQPHSARMYDYFLGGKDNFPADREAAEQSLAAFPNLRVVARENRAFLARTVRYLAGEVGIRQFLDIGTGIPTSPNLHEIAQGVAPDARVVYADNDPIVLTHARALLTGTSQGATAYLDVDVRDVESILGSAELRDTLDVTKPVALSLIALFHFVPDSDDPYGIVRRLVDALPTGSYLALSHVTADEDPGWEQVAETYRSRGIPLQPRTREQVGRFFDGLELVEPGVQVVHRWRPDGTAAGLSDLEVSNYGAVGRKV comes from the coding sequence ATGACGGATGCGGACGAGCGGGACCTGGCGGGTGGGCGGTGGTGGCAGAGTCTCGTCGAGGAGCGCAACCCGGTGGATCTCAAGACCGACCAGCCGCACTCGGCGCGGATGTACGACTACTTCCTCGGCGGGAAGGACAACTTCCCCGCCGACCGGGAGGCGGCCGAGCAGTCGCTCGCCGCGTTCCCGAACCTGCGGGTCGTCGCCCGGGAGAACCGGGCGTTCCTGGCCCGGACGGTCCGCTACCTCGCCGGCGAGGTCGGGATCCGGCAGTTCCTCGACATCGGCACCGGCATCCCCACCTCGCCGAACCTGCACGAGATCGCCCAGGGCGTCGCCCCCGACGCGCGTGTGGTGTATGCGGACAACGACCCGATCGTCCTGACCCACGCCCGCGCGCTGCTCACCGGCACCTCCCAGGGCGCCACGGCCTACCTCGACGTCGACGTCCGCGACGTCGAGAGCATCCTGGGCTCGGCGGAGCTGCGCGACACCCTCGACGTGACGAAACCGGTCGCGCTGTCGCTCATCGCCCTGTTCCACTTCGTGCCCGACTCCGACGACCCCTACGGCATCGTCCGCCGCCTCGTCGACGCGCTTCCCACCGGTAGCTACCTCGCGCTGTCCCACGTCACCGCCGACGAGGACCCGGGATGGGAACAGGTCGCCGAGACCTACCGCAGCCGCGGCATCCCCCTGCAGCCGCGCACCCGCGAGCAGGTCGGGCGCTTCTTCGACGGTCTGGAGCTGGTCGAGCCGGGGGTGCAGGTCGTTCACCGCTGGCGCCCCGACGGCACCGCGGCGGGACTGAGTGACCTTGAGGTCAGCAACTACGGCGCGGTCGGCAGAAAAGTCTGA
- a CDS encoding NAD(P)-dependent oxidoreductase translates to MSSTATTAGPASAGDPEPALVTEPVGEGRAPVGEGTAPVGFLGLGTMGQPMAVNLAASGWPLLVWNRTPERTGPLAAVGAGTTVDAAEVFARCHTVIVMLAGPEAIDAVLDRAGPTFPARLRDRTLVQMGTTSPAYSRALAADVRAVGGRFVEAPVSGSRGPAEAGRLVGMLAGDPADIADVRPLLAPMCHDLVDCGPVPRAMSTKLAVNLFLVTLVTGLAEAVHFARRNDVDLGVLGRVLAAGPMASDVSRVKLPKLVERDFTVQAGVPDVLGIIELITQAARVGGIASPLTDVCEALYSETLVQGGAAADMVAVLTALESRSVPVPVTDPVTVTDPVPVTVTDPDLAPAPANGTEPTRGRSPGRR, encoded by the coding sequence ATGTCCTCGACAGCCACGACGGCCGGCCCGGCGTCCGCGGGCGATCCGGAACCCGCGCTCGTGACGGAGCCCGTCGGCGAGGGCAGGGCGCCCGTCGGCGAGGGCACGGCGCCGGTCGGTTTCCTCGGGCTCGGCACGATGGGTCAGCCGATGGCGGTGAACCTCGCCGCGTCGGGCTGGCCGCTGCTGGTGTGGAACCGCACGCCCGAGCGCACCGGGCCGCTGGCGGCGGTCGGGGCCGGGACCACCGTCGACGCCGCCGAGGTGTTCGCGCGCTGCCACACCGTGATCGTGATGCTCGCCGGCCCCGAGGCGATCGACGCGGTGCTCGACCGCGCCGGCCCGACCTTCCCGGCCCGGCTGCGGGACCGCACGCTCGTCCAGATGGGAACGACCTCGCCCGCCTACTCGCGGGCCCTCGCCGCCGACGTCCGCGCCGTGGGCGGTCGCTTCGTCGAGGCGCCGGTGTCCGGGTCGCGCGGGCCCGCCGAGGCCGGCCGGCTCGTGGGCATGCTCGCCGGCGACCCGGCCGACATCGCCGACGTGCGACCGCTGCTCGCCCCGATGTGCCATGACCTCGTGGACTGCGGGCCCGTTCCGCGGGCGATGTCGACGAAGCTCGCCGTCAACCTGTTCCTGGTCACGCTGGTGACCGGCCTCGCGGAGGCGGTGCACTTCGCCCGGCGCAACGACGTCGACCTCGGCGTGCTCGGCCGGGTGCTGGCCGCGGGCCCGATGGCCAGCGACGTCTCCCGGGTGAAGCTGCCGAAGCTCGTCGAGCGCGACTTCACCGTGCAGGCGGGCGTCCCCGACGTGCTGGGGATCATCGAGTTGATCACGCAGGCGGCCCGGGTCGGCGGCATCGCCTCACCCCTGACGGACGTCTGCGAGGCGCTCTATTCCGAGACCCTGGTGCAGGGCGGCGCCGCCGCCGACATGGTCGCCGTCCTCACCGCCCTCGAATCCCGCAGCGTCCCCGTCCCCGTCACCGACCCCGTCACCGTCACCGACCCCGTCCCTGTCACCGTCACCGACCCCGATCTCGCCCCCGCCCCCGCCAACGGCACCGAGCCGACCCGCGGCCGATCGCCTGGCCGTCGCTGA
- a CDS encoding type VII secretion protein EccC, translated as MATVAFRRPARRTGPEMPHGEITLQEPPSVPEVQAAGMRVLVMILPMALMSGGMMYFYIGRSASGPMGLTMMAVMGVGMASMGLGQVLTQSGDRKHKVGGERRDYLRYLSRTRRQVRGYAEKQRSALAWRHPDPESLWSLAMTSRLWERRPTHPDFGEVRVGTGAQRLAVRITPLQTSPVEDLEPVSAKALRRFTRAYTTVPGQPVALFIRGFARIQVDGDREVALGMVRALLAHMATFHAPDEVRIAVCTSAQRREEWNWVKWLPHAQHPTDRDAAGPVRLFGESLDDVERLLGQSFGERARFETGAAPSRTEPFVVVVSDGGRISPGTRFLVSGYRNAVLVDFEPNGSGGNARHLLHLDVAADTMDIVEVDRVGREVRTRLATPDVLSGVRVAMLARLMARHSAGESAEQAPDGLSANLDLPDLLGLGDLERFDPRTVWPTRHGSERLRVPIGVAADGSPIELDIKESAEDGMGPHGMLIGATGSGKSELLRTLVLALAATHSSETLNFVLVDFKGGATFAGLDRLPHVSATITNLADEAALVDRMRDALRGELVRRQELLRRAGNFSSVRDYEQARAQGAPLAPLPTLFVIVDEFSELIAAHTDFIELFVMIGRLGRSLAVHLLLASQRLDDGRIHQLEGHLSYRVSLRTFSAMESRSVIGVPDAYELPAAPGNGYLRSDVATITRFKAAYVSGPYRLRSTRVDQDVIESQVVPYGTEHVPVVIREADAPADADEADNGDATASTVLEVLVDRLVDQGPPAHRVWLPPLEQPPTLDQVLPPLLPDPEHGLRPVDAGADGLLTVPVGMIDKPFEQVRDLLTVDFGGVGGHLGIAGGPQSGKSTLLRSVIAGLALTHSPRQVQFFCLDFGGGSLASIADLPHVGGVTGRHDPDRVSRTVAEMVALLGDRERRFAELEVSGMPAYRALVAAGRVPAEEFGDLFLVVDGWATLRQEFEAAEADAREVASRGLNYGLHILLTAGRWSEIYHTMRDKIGSRLELRLGDPVESGIDLRAAAAVPRLPGRGLTDTKLHFIAALPRIDGAGSVDDLAHGTRHLVSAVVDGWPGPKARGVRTLPAVLPVEQLPPPDGALRVALGVDESRLEPVFHDFRQLPHLTLLGDDESGKTNLLRLVARAITSRFTPAQARIMAVDYRRRLFDDIPDAYRLGYSVSPDSTKATARDAVAGLTPRMPGPDVSPEQLRRRDWWSGPLLFVLIDDYDLLTGSDNPLTAFVPLLPQGGDIGLHVVAGRAAAGLMRMAMDPLLRRLQELNTPDLALSCPRSEGPLLGGVKPRVLPPGRALLCTRRGSRLIQTGFVAETSAAGSAAGSPPR; from the coding sequence ATGGCCACGGTCGCCTTCCGCCGCCCCGCTCGCCGGACCGGTCCGGAGATGCCGCACGGCGAGATCACGCTGCAGGAGCCGCCCAGCGTCCCCGAAGTTCAGGCCGCGGGCATGCGGGTGCTGGTGATGATCCTCCCGATGGCCCTGATGTCGGGCGGCATGATGTACTTCTACATCGGCCGCTCGGCGTCCGGCCCCATGGGCCTGACGATGATGGCCGTGATGGGCGTCGGCATGGCCTCCATGGGTCTCGGCCAGGTCCTCACCCAGTCCGGCGACCGCAAACACAAGGTGGGCGGCGAGCGCCGTGACTACCTGCGCTACCTCTCCCGCACCCGCCGGCAGGTCCGCGGCTACGCGGAGAAGCAGCGCTCCGCCCTCGCCTGGCGCCACCCGGACCCGGAGTCGCTGTGGTCGCTCGCCATGACCAGCCGGCTGTGGGAACGCCGCCCGACACACCCGGACTTCGGCGAGGTGCGGGTGGGGACCGGAGCGCAGCGCCTCGCCGTGCGGATCACCCCGTTGCAGACCAGCCCGGTGGAGGACCTGGAGCCGGTGTCGGCGAAGGCGCTGCGGCGGTTCACCCGCGCGTACACGACGGTCCCCGGCCAGCCGGTCGCCCTGTTCATCCGCGGCTTCGCCCGGATCCAGGTCGACGGCGACCGCGAGGTGGCGCTGGGCATGGTGCGGGCACTGCTCGCCCACATGGCCACCTTCCACGCCCCGGACGAGGTGCGGATCGCCGTCTGCACCTCGGCGCAGCGGCGCGAGGAGTGGAACTGGGTCAAGTGGCTGCCGCACGCCCAGCACCCCACCGACCGGGACGCGGCCGGCCCGGTGCGGCTGTTCGGGGAGTCCCTGGACGACGTCGAGCGGTTGCTGGGGCAGAGCTTCGGGGAGCGGGCCCGGTTCGAGACCGGTGCGGCGCCGTCGCGAACCGAACCGTTCGTCGTCGTGGTCAGCGACGGCGGCCGGATCTCACCTGGGACCCGGTTCCTCGTCTCCGGCTACCGCAACGCCGTCCTCGTCGACTTCGAGCCCAACGGCAGCGGCGGCAACGCCCGGCACCTGCTGCACCTCGACGTCGCCGCCGACACCATGGACATCGTCGAGGTCGACCGGGTCGGGCGGGAGGTCCGGACCCGCCTGGCCACCCCGGACGTGCTGTCCGGGGTCCGGGTGGCGATGCTGGCCCGGCTGATGGCCCGGCACAGCGCCGGCGAGAGCGCCGAGCAGGCCCCCGACGGGCTGAGCGCCAACCTCGACCTACCGGACCTGCTCGGTCTCGGCGATCTGGAGCGGTTCGATCCGAGGACCGTCTGGCCGACCCGGCACGGGTCCGAGCGGCTACGGGTGCCCATCGGCGTCGCCGCCGACGGCTCGCCCATCGAGCTGGACATCAAGGAGTCCGCCGAGGACGGCATGGGGCCCCACGGGATGCTGATCGGCGCGACCGGCTCGGGCAAGAGCGAGCTGCTGCGCACCCTCGTGCTGGCACTGGCGGCGACGCACTCGTCGGAGACGCTGAACTTCGTGCTGGTCGACTTCAAGGGCGGCGCGACCTTCGCCGGCCTGGACCGGCTGCCGCACGTGTCCGCGACCATCACCAACCTCGCCGACGAGGCCGCGCTGGTGGACCGGATGCGCGACGCGCTGCGCGGCGAGCTGGTCCGCCGCCAGGAGCTGCTGCGCCGCGCCGGCAACTTCAGCTCGGTGCGGGACTACGAGCAGGCCCGCGCGCAGGGCGCGCCGCTGGCCCCGCTGCCCACCCTGTTCGTCATCGTGGACGAGTTCAGCGAGCTGATCGCCGCGCACACCGATTTCATCGAGCTGTTCGTGATGATCGGCCGGCTCGGCCGGTCGCTCGCCGTCCACCTGCTGCTGGCCTCCCAGCGTCTGGACGACGGCCGCATCCACCAGCTCGAGGGCCACCTGTCGTACCGGGTGAGCCTGCGGACCTTCTCGGCGATGGAGTCCCGATCCGTCATCGGCGTCCCCGACGCCTACGAGCTGCCCGCCGCGCCCGGCAACGGCTACCTGCGCTCCGACGTCGCGACGATCACCCGGTTCAAGGCGGCCTACGTCTCCGGGCCGTACCGGCTGCGCTCGACCCGCGTCGACCAGGACGTCATCGAGAGCCAGGTCGTGCCGTACGGCACCGAACACGTCCCGGTCGTCATCCGCGAGGCCGACGCCCCCGCCGACGCCGACGAGGCCGACAACGGCGACGCCACCGCCAGCACCGTGCTGGAGGTGCTGGTCGACCGGCTGGTCGACCAGGGGCCGCCGGCGCACCGCGTCTGGTTGCCGCCGCTGGAGCAGCCGCCCACCCTGGACCAGGTCCTGCCGCCGCTGCTGCCCGACCCGGAGCACGGGCTGCGGCCCGTCGACGCCGGCGCGGACGGGCTGCTGACGGTGCCGGTCGGAATGATCGACAAGCCGTTCGAGCAGGTCCGGGACCTGCTGACGGTCGACTTCGGCGGCGTCGGCGGCCATCTCGGTATCGCCGGCGGGCCGCAGAGCGGCAAGAGCACCCTGCTGCGATCCGTGATCGCCGGCCTCGCCCTGACCCACTCGCCGCGGCAGGTGCAGTTCTTCTGCCTGGACTTCGGCGGCGGCTCGCTGGCGAGCATCGCGGACCTGCCGCACGTGGGCGGGGTCACCGGCCGGCACGACCCCGACCGGGTGAGCCGGACCGTCGCCGAGATGGTCGCGCTGCTTGGCGACCGGGAGCGGCGCTTCGCCGAACTCGAGGTGTCCGGCATGCCCGCCTACCGCGCGCTGGTCGCGGCGGGACGGGTCCCGGCGGAGGAGTTCGGCGACCTGTTCCTCGTGGTCGACGGGTGGGCCACCCTGCGCCAGGAGTTCGAGGCGGCGGAGGCGGACGCCCGCGAGGTCGCCTCCCGGGGGCTGAACTACGGCCTGCACATCCTGCTCACGGCCGGCCGGTGGTCGGAGATCTACCACACGATGCGGGACAAGATCGGGTCCCGGTTGGAGCTGCGGCTCGGCGACCCGGTGGAGTCCGGCATCGACCTGCGCGCGGCCGCCGCGGTGCCGAGACTGCCCGGACGCGGGCTGACCGACACCAAGCTGCACTTCATCGCGGCCCTGCCGAGAATCGACGGCGCCGGCTCGGTCGACGACCTGGCGCACGGCACCCGCCATCTGGTCTCCGCGGTGGTGGACGGCTGGCCCGGCCCCAAGGCGCGGGGAGTGCGCACGCTGCCCGCCGTCCTGCCGGTGGAGCAGTTGCCGCCCCCCGACGGCGCACTGCGGGTCGCCCTCGGCGTCGACGAGAGCCGGTTGGAACCCGTCTTTCACGACTTCCGCCAGCTTCCGCACCTCACCCTGCTCGGGGACGACGAGAGCGGCAAGACCAACCTGCTGCGGCTGGTCGCGCGGGCGATCACCAGCCGGTTCACCCCGGCGCAGGCGCGGATCATGGCGGTCGACTACCGCCGGCGGCTGTTCGACGACATCCCCGACGCCTACCGGCTGGGCTACTCGGTGTCGCCGGACAGCACCAAGGCGACGGCCCGCGACGCCGTCGCCGGCCTCACCCCGCGGATGCCCGGCCCGGACGTCTCACCGGAGCAGCTTCGGCGACGCGACTGGTGGTCCGGGCCGCTGCTGTTCGTGCTCATCGACGACTACGACCTGCTGACCGGCTCGGACAACCCGCTGACCGCGTTCGTGCCGCTGCTGCCGCAGGGCGGCGACATCGGCCTGCACGTCGTCGCCGGCCGGGCCGCGGCCGGACTGATGCGCATGGCGATGGACCCGCTGCTGCGCCGGCTGCAGGAACTCAACACCCCCGACCTTGCGCTGTCCTGCCCGCGCAGCGAGGGGCCGCTGCTCGGCGGGGTCAAACCACGGGTCCTGCCGCCCGGGCGGGCGCTGCTGTGCACCCGGCGGGGCAGCCGGCTGATCCAGACCGGCTTCGTCGCCGAGACCAGCGCCGCCGGCAGTGCGGCCGGATCGCCCCCGCGATGA
- the eccD gene encoding type VII secretion integral membrane protein EccD — translation MAQSSAAEVCRLLVIGPTSRVDLSVPTHVPLTDLMPALLRSLGPDLADRGLEHSGWVVQRLGSPPLDEDLSVAEHELLDGDTVHVRPRSDQIPPLDFDDLIDGVSTGISARSGLWRPRTTHTVSALALVMWLLVALAVPVLAGPHVPTPAAGARGAHGAGGDVFGRPVTVGAVAMLLFVAMVVSGRGQRDRAVTALLGGAVVAFAVEAVVLQVADAHAGAGAGAGAHLPEMLLAGAGVAVLASLLVLVVASVRDTLLPVGLAVTAVALAAAVASELSSAAGLDWTQTAAVMSLLCVAARPAVPMASFKLAGLTLPPLPVEPEDLQDDIDPEPGAQLLARTARADRYMTALHAAGGVVSTAAVLRLALAPGWLPATVALLVGFAQVLAARPMTSTWHRLALGLPAGAGLAAAVLSLPVRSGVLGGGAALPMVLALLLAVIAAACTYTLPRRRLTPIWGRLGDVSHGVALAVSVPLVVGILGGVGFIRSAVG, via the coding sequence ATGGCACAGAGCAGCGCGGCGGAGGTCTGCCGACTTCTCGTCATCGGGCCCACCAGCCGGGTCGATCTGTCCGTGCCCACGCACGTGCCCCTGACCGACCTGATGCCGGCGTTGCTGCGCAGTCTCGGCCCCGATCTCGCCGATCGCGGGCTGGAACACAGCGGCTGGGTGGTGCAGCGGCTCGGCTCGCCCCCGCTGGACGAGGACCTCAGCGTCGCCGAGCACGAGCTGCTCGACGGCGACACCGTCCACGTCCGCCCGCGTTCGGACCAGATACCGCCGCTGGACTTCGACGACCTGATCGACGGCGTCTCCACCGGAATCAGCGCGCGCTCGGGCCTGTGGCGGCCGCGGACCACCCACACGGTGTCGGCGTTGGCGCTGGTGATGTGGTTGCTGGTGGCGCTCGCGGTGCCGGTGCTGGCCGGTCCGCACGTCCCCACCCCGGCTGCGGGCGCCCGCGGCGCCCACGGCGCCGGCGGCGACGTGTTCGGCCGGCCCGTGACGGTGGGCGCCGTCGCGATGCTGCTGTTCGTCGCCATGGTCGTGTCGGGCCGGGGGCAGCGGGACCGTGCGGTGACCGCGCTGCTCGGCGGTGCGGTGGTGGCCTTCGCCGTGGAGGCGGTGGTTCTCCAGGTCGCCGATGCCCATGCCGGCGCCGGCGCGGGCGCGGGCGCCCACCTGCCCGAGATGCTGCTGGCCGGCGCGGGAGTCGCCGTGCTCGCGAGCCTGCTGGTGCTGGTCGTGGCGTCCGTGCGCGACACCCTGCTGCCGGTCGGCCTCGCGGTCACGGCCGTGGCGCTCGCCGCCGCCGTGGCCAGCGAGCTGAGTTCCGCCGCCGGGCTGGACTGGACCCAGACGGCGGCGGTGATGTCGCTGCTCTGCGTGGCGGCCCGCCCCGCGGTGCCGATGGCCTCGTTCAAGCTCGCCGGGCTCACGCTGCCGCCGCTGCCGGTCGAACCGGAGGACCTGCAGGACGACATCGACCCTGAACCGGGGGCGCAACTGCTGGCCCGCACCGCCCGGGCCGACCGTTACATGACCGCCCTGCACGCGGCCGGCGGGGTCGTGTCCACCGCCGCGGTGCTCCGGCTGGCGCTCGCGCCCGGCTGGCTGCCGGCGACGGTCGCCCTCCTCGTCGGGTTCGCGCAGGTGCTCGCGGCCCGTCCGATGACGAGTACCTGGCACCGCCTGGCGTTGGGACTGCCCGCCGGCGCGGGCCTGGCCGCCGCCGTCCTGTCGCTGCCCGTCCGGTCGGGAGTGCTCGGGGGCGGCGCGGCGCTGCCGATGGTGCTGGCTCTGCTGCTGGCGGTCATCGCCGCGGCCTGCACGTACACGCTTCCCCGCCGCCGGCTGACGCCGATCTGGGGACGGCTCGGCGACGTGAGTCACGGCGTCGCGCTGGCGGTCTCGGTCCCGCTGGTGGTCGGGATCCTGGGCGGAGTCGGGTTCATCCGTTCGGCGGTCGGCTGA